The following are from one region of the Noviherbaspirillum sedimenti genome:
- a CDS encoding phenol hydroxylase subunit P4, with protein MPVVSIKLYPVDNKDRKENFHGAQLLYVGWDKHLLFYAPTVFCLPPDTRFRDVVETHLANAYGVHPEFSGIDWNQVCWLKSGQPWTPDMDKSIAENGLEHKDVLRFQTPGRDGLAGVGV; from the coding sequence ATGCCTGTTGTATCAATCAAGCTTTATCCGGTGGATAACAAGGACCGCAAAGAAAACTTTCATGGCGCGCAATTGCTGTATGTCGGTTGGGACAAGCATCTGCTGTTTTACGCGCCGACGGTGTTCTGCCTGCCACCGGATACCCGTTTCCGTGATGTCGTTGAAACGCACCTGGCCAATGCCTATGGCGTGCACCCGGAATTTTCCGGCATCGACTGGAATCAAGTGTGTTGGCTAAAGTCTGGCCAGCCATGGACACCGGACATGGATAAATCCATCGCGGAAAACGGCCTTGAGCATAAAGATGTCCTGCGTTTCCAGACACCCGGCAGAGATGGGCTTGCCGGAGTGGGAGTGTAA
- a CDS encoding IS630 family transposase produces MILTKSERMELQQQVSARNGRADTARRARLILLLADGHTWADIRAKLDCSDSFIDLWSKRFSADRLAGLFSRHAGRERYKVTDRIEARVLARTTKHKPADGSTHWSTRKLAAELGGGISHMAVARIWTKHGIKPHRLEGYLASNDPDFETKAADVIGLYMNPPQHAAVFCVDEKTAIQALDRKDPVLPLSPGRAERHGFEYYRHGTLSLYAAFNTRTGEVLGKTAVRHTSAEFVAFLTDIVANQPKGKEIHVIADNLSAHKTKLVAAFLEAHPTVHMHFTPTYSSWLNQVELWFAKIERDVIARGVFTSLTDLKRKLMRYIRHYNTQPKPVKWKYFDPSKRITPESIVTVH; encoded by the coding sequence ATGATACTCACCAAAAGCGAACGCATGGAGCTCCAACAACAGGTCAGTGCGAGGAATGGACGGGCAGATACTGCACGTCGCGCCCGGCTGATTTTGCTGCTGGCCGATGGCCATACCTGGGCCGATATCCGCGCCAAGCTCGATTGCAGCGACAGCTTCATTGATCTCTGGAGCAAGCGTTTTTCCGCAGACCGGCTTGCCGGACTGTTTTCGCGCCATGCCGGGCGGGAACGCTACAAGGTCACCGACCGCATCGAGGCACGCGTCCTGGCCCGAACCACGAAACACAAACCGGCCGATGGTTCGACGCACTGGTCGACACGCAAGCTGGCTGCCGAACTGGGCGGGGGGATTTCGCACATGGCGGTCGCGCGCATTTGGACCAAGCATGGCATCAAGCCGCATCGCCTCGAAGGCTATCTCGCCTCCAACGATCCCGACTTTGAAACCAAGGCCGCCGATGTGATTGGCCTCTACATGAATCCGCCCCAGCACGCGGCCGTGTTTTGCGTGGACGAAAAAACTGCGATCCAGGCGCTGGATCGGAAAGACCCAGTGCTGCCGTTGTCGCCCGGACGCGCCGAACGCCATGGATTCGAATACTACCGGCACGGCACGCTGTCGTTGTATGCCGCCTTCAACACCAGGACTGGCGAGGTGCTGGGCAAGACCGCTGTGCGACACACCTCGGCTGAGTTCGTGGCCTTCCTCACAGACATCGTCGCCAACCAACCCAAGGGCAAAGAAATCCACGTCATCGCCGACAATCTCTCCGCGCACAAAACCAAGCTCGTCGCGGCATTTCTGGAGGCGCATCCCACGGTGCATATGCATTTCACTCCTACATATTCATCCTGGCTGAATCAGGTCGAACTGTGGTTTGCAAAAATCGAACGCGACGTCATTGCGCGGGGCGTTTTCACATCGCTGACTGATCTCAAGAGAAAACTCATGCGTTACATCCGTCACTACAACACCCAGCCAAAGCCAGTGAAGTGGAAGTACTTCGATCCAAGCAAGCGAATCACTCCCGAATCAATTGTTACAGTCCACTAG
- a CDS encoding aromatic/alkene monooxygenase hydroxylase subunit beta, with translation MQLDLRTVSIKPLRQTFDHIAKRIGGDKPATRYQEGTFDVQPTEHFHYRPTWDPDHELYDPRRTKIVMKDWYALKDPRQFYYGTYTMARARQHEAVEAGFVFVESRNLTEQLSEEVTQQALELLLPLRHLAWGGNLNNTYICAYGYGTAITQPCTFHAMDHLAIAQYLTRIGLLLADANALDSAKQAWLVNPKWQGLRRYTENLLVKKDWFELFVAQNFVLDGLLYPLVYQNVIDKKMTTSGGAPIAMVTSFMTDWYVETSKWIDACIKTAAAESEENKALLSEWAAYWRERAVEALVPLVMKALKSEANETLNVVVDAFNARAARLGLSI, from the coding sequence ATGCAACTCGATTTGCGCACTGTCAGCATCAAACCATTAAGACAGACTTTTGACCATATCGCAAAGCGTATCGGCGGTGACAAGCCAGCGACCCGATATCAGGAAGGGACGTTTGACGTTCAGCCGACAGAGCATTTTCATTATCGCCCGACATGGGATCCGGACCACGAGCTGTACGATCCGCGTCGGACAAAAATCGTGATGAAGGACTGGTATGCGCTGAAGGATCCGCGCCAGTTCTACTATGGCACCTACACAATGGCGCGTGCGCGCCAGCATGAGGCAGTCGAGGCAGGATTTGTTTTTGTCGAGTCACGCAATCTGACCGAGCAGCTGTCTGAGGAAGTCACGCAGCAAGCGCTCGAACTACTGCTGCCTTTACGCCACCTTGCATGGGGCGGCAACCTGAACAATACCTATATCTGCGCGTATGGATACGGCACCGCAATCACCCAGCCCTGCACATTTCATGCGATGGACCATCTTGCCATTGCACAGTACCTGACCAGGATCGGTCTCCTTCTGGCGGATGCCAACGCGCTCGATTCCGCAAAGCAGGCATGGCTGGTCAATCCGAAATGGCAAGGGCTGCGTCGCTATACAGAAAATCTGCTGGTCAAAAAGGACTGGTTCGAGCTGTTCGTTGCACAAAATTTCGTGCTCGACGGCTTGCTTTACCCGCTCGTCTATCAAAACGTCATTGACAAGAAGATGACGACTTCCGGGGGCGCGCCAATCGCCATGGTCACATCATTCATGACCGACTGGTACGTGGAAACCAGCAAGTGGATTGACGCGTGCATCAAGACGGCGGCGGCAGAATCGGAAGAAAACAAGGCGTTGTTGTCGGAGTGGGCGGCTTACTGGCGTGAGCGTGCTGTCGAAGCACTGGTGCCGCTGGTGATGAAGGCATTGAAATCGGAGGCTAATGAAACGCTCAATGTCGTTGTCGATGCATTCAATGCGCGTGCCGCCAGGCTCGGCCTGTCAATCTGA
- a CDS encoding NADH:ubiquinone reductase (Na(+)-transporting) subunit F, producing the protein MSYQLTIEPLGRTIEVQAGQTILDASLRAGLHLPHACGHGVCGTCKVQVLDGEIEHGEATNFALMDIERDEQKCLACCATLQSDLTIEADIEEDPDAQEFPVQDFSGVVSRIEDLTPTIKGIWIRLDSPGGMRFQAGQYINLNMPDGQTRRAFSLANAPSVNGEIELNIRHVPGGTVTGWIHQELREGDCVSLSGPYGRFFVRKSANLPSLFLAGGSGLSSPRSMILELIEDGCTLPITLIYGARSRDELYYHEEFDRLAAEHPNFTYIPALSGELDGNGWTSARGFVHEVAKGHFNNDFRGHKAYLCGPPLMIDACITTLMQGRLFERDIYMEKFFSAADAQRVRSPLFKAI; encoded by the coding sequence ATGAGCTATCAACTGACGATCGAACCGCTGGGACGCACGATTGAAGTTCAGGCAGGCCAGACCATTCTTGACGCCAGCCTGCGCGCAGGCCTCCACTTGCCACATGCCTGCGGCCACGGTGTGTGTGGCACCTGCAAAGTGCAGGTGCTAGATGGTGAAATCGAACACGGCGAGGCAACGAATTTCGCGCTCATGGATATCGAGCGTGACGAACAGAAATGCCTGGCGTGTTGCGCAACGCTGCAAAGCGATTTGACGATCGAGGCCGATATCGAGGAAGACCCGGATGCGCAGGAATTTCCGGTTCAGGATTTTAGCGGTGTCGTCAGCAGAATCGAGGACCTTACGCCAACCATCAAAGGCATCTGGATTCGCCTCGATAGTCCAGGCGGAATGCGTTTTCAGGCTGGCCAGTACATCAATCTGAACATGCCGGACGGGCAGACGAGGCGCGCATTTTCGCTTGCAAATGCGCCCTCGGTGAACGGCGAAATCGAGTTGAACATTCGCCATGTACCTGGTGGCACAGTGACCGGCTGGATTCATCAGGAATTGCGCGAAGGCGATTGCGTGAGCTTGAGTGGCCCATATGGACGATTTTTTGTACGGAAGTCGGCCAATCTTCCTTCGCTTTTTCTCGCGGGAGGATCCGGCTTGTCGAGTCCGCGATCAATGATTCTGGAATTGATCGAGGACGGTTGCACACTTCCCATTACTTTGATCTATGGCGCGCGCAGCCGAGATGAGCTCTATTACCACGAGGAGTTTGATCGCCTGGCGGCTGAGCACCCCAACTTCACGTATATCCCGGCCTTATCTGGCGAGCTTGATGGCAATGGCTGGACTAGTGCCAGAGGATTCGTGCATGAGGTGGCGAAGGGGCATTTCAATAATGATTTCCGTGGACATAAAGCATATCTATGTGGTCCGCCCCTCATGATCGATGCATGCATTACGACGCTCATGCAGGGAAGATTATTCGAACGTGACATCTATATGGAGAAATTCTTTTCCGCCGCGGATGCCCAGCGTGTGCGCAGTCCTTTATTCAAAGCGATCTGA
- a CDS encoding MmoB/DmpM family protein: MHNVFIALQASDESRAIIAAIVEDNPTAIVNEQPAMVKVDVPGRMVIKRETVEEKIGRDFDLQELQLHLISISGHVDETAEEFTLFWK, encoded by the coding sequence ATGCATAACGTATTCATTGCTCTGCAGGCCAGCGACGAAAGCCGCGCAATTATCGCCGCCATTGTCGAAGACAACCCCACGGCAATCGTCAACGAACAGCCGGCAATGGTCAAGGTGGACGTTCCCGGCCGGATGGTCATCAAACGCGAAACCGTGGAAGAAAAAATCGGACGTGACTTTGATCTGCAAGAACTGCAGCTGCACCTGATCAGCATTTCCGGTCATGTCGATGAGACGGCAGAAGAATTTACGCTGTTCTGGAAATGA
- a CDS encoding YHS domain-containing protein: MDMQVKKKLGLKEKYSLMTRDLGWETTYESMDDVYPYMKFEGIKIHDWDKWEDPFRLTMDSYWKYQAEKEKKLYAIIDAFAQNNGHLGVTDARYLNALKLIMSAFPSLEYNSHRGFAHIGRQMRGVGPAVACQMQSLDEIRHAQTQIHSLSNYNKYYNGLHDWRNMNDKMWYLSVSKSFFEDAMTAGPFEFITAIGFSFEYVLTNLVFVPFISGAAHNGDMAAMTFGFSAQSDEARHMTLGLEFIKFMLEQDPDNLPIVQGWIDKWTWRGVRVLTLVAMMMDYMLPKRVMSWKEAWGIYFEENAMALFDDLARYGIKVPACVEQIRKEKDHISHQAWLAFYTAGGMTNFHTWLPSEEEMTWLASKYPDTFDKYYRPRLEFWKQKADKGERFYGTTMPMLCQTCQIPMMFTEPDDPTQIAYRETTYLGDKFHFCSDHCKCIFEKEPEKYSQAWLPAHQISQGNCFAEGADPTAPDFDPIKSVMAYWNLQFGKDNLDFEGSEDQKNFAEWRQASTKN; encoded by the coding sequence ATGGATATGCAAGTCAAGAAAAAGCTGGGGTTGAAAGAAAAGTACTCGCTGATGACGCGCGACCTGGGCTGGGAAACTACTTATGAGTCCATGGATGATGTTTATCCTTACATGAAGTTTGAGGGCATCAAGATTCATGATTGGGACAAATGGGAAGATCCATTCCGGCTAACGATGGACTCCTACTGGAAGTATCAGGCAGAAAAAGAGAAAAAGCTTTACGCCATTATTGATGCGTTTGCTCAAAATAACGGCCATCTTGGTGTCACCGACGCGCGCTATCTCAATGCGCTGAAGCTGATCATGTCAGCTTTTCCATCACTGGAATACAACTCGCATCGCGGATTTGCCCATATTGGCAGACAGATGCGCGGCGTTGGACCTGCGGTGGCGTGCCAGATGCAGTCGCTGGATGAAATTCGCCATGCGCAGACGCAGATTCACTCTCTCTCCAATTACAACAAGTACTACAACGGCCTCCATGACTGGCGCAACATGAACGACAAGATGTGGTACTTGTCGGTCTCGAAGTCATTCTTTGAAGATGCGATGACCGCCGGGCCATTCGAGTTCATCACGGCCATCGGGTTTTCGTTCGAATACGTACTCACCAATCTCGTGTTCGTTCCATTCATTTCCGGCGCAGCCCACAACGGCGACATGGCTGCGATGACATTCGGCTTTTCCGCGCAGTCCGATGAGGCGCGTCATATGACGCTGGGCCTTGAATTTATCAAGTTCATGCTGGAGCAGGATCCGGACAATCTCCCGATCGTTCAGGGCTGGATCGATAAATGGACATGGCGTGGCGTGCGGGTCCTGACGCTGGTTGCGATGATGATGGATTACATGCTGCCGAAGCGTGTGATGAGCTGGAAAGAGGCATGGGGCATTTACTTCGAAGAGAATGCCATGGCGCTCTTTGACGACCTGGCGCGCTATGGCATCAAGGTGCCGGCATGCGTCGAACAGATCCGCAAGGAGAAAGACCATATCTCGCATCAGGCATGGCTGGCTTTTTATACTGCAGGCGGGATGACCAATTTCCACACCTGGCTGCCAAGTGAAGAAGAAATGACATGGCTGGCGTCGAAGTATCCAGACACGTTCGACAAGTATTACCGTCCCCGTCTTGAATTCTGGAAGCAGAAGGCCGACAAAGGCGAGCGTTTCTATGGCACGACCATGCCGATGCTCTGCCAGACCTGCCAGATCCCGATGATGTTTACCGAACCGGATGACCCGACGCAGATTGCGTACCGGGAGACCACTTACCTTGGCGACAAGTTTCACTTCTGCTCCGATCACTGCAAATGCATTTTCGAAAAAGAGCCGGAGAAATATTCTCAAGCGTGGCTGCCTGCGCACCAGATTTCCCAAGGAAATTGTTTTGCTGAAGGCGCAGATCCGACGGCGCCGGATTTCGATCCCATCAAATCTGTCATGGCGTACTGGAACTTGCAATTCGGAAAAGACAATCTGGATTTCGAAGGATCGGAAGACCAGAAAAATTTTGCCGAATGGCGCCAGGCCTCTACAAAAAACTAA
- a CDS encoding 2Fe-2S iron-sulfur cluster-binding protein produces MTASSMFAQTPTTTSGQIAAYQFTVRLSNSGETVACKAGETLLAAIARTGKKGIPVGCRGGGCGVCKVEVLSGQVHTRQMSRRHVSEDDERSGRLLACCVYPASDLQVCAIGRLGQRLLATSTHQTIHSGQMR; encoded by the coding sequence ATGACAGCTTCATCGATGTTTGCGCAGACGCCAACTACTACGTCTGGGCAAATCGCAGCGTACCAATTCACGGTCCGGCTATCCAATAGCGGCGAGACCGTAGCTTGCAAGGCAGGCGAGACATTGTTGGCGGCAATCGCACGTACCGGGAAAAAAGGCATCCCGGTGGGCTGTCGTGGTGGCGGTTGCGGTGTCTGTAAGGTGGAAGTGCTATCTGGCCAGGTGCATACCCGGCAAATGAGTCGTCGTCACGTCAGCGAAGATGACGAGCGATCCGGGCGTCTGCTCGCGTGCTGCGTCTATCCGGCCAGCGACTTGCAGGTCTGCGCTATCGGCAGACTGGGGCAGCGCCTCCTGGCGACGTCAACCCATCAGACGATTCATTCGGGGCAGATGCGATGA
- a CDS encoding phenol hydroxylase subunit codes for MISDKKNRTAVNQFNPAHKYVRIRELRSDGFIEFDFSVGEPELFVELILADEAFDAFCLANKVTILVGEKMISPGDEEWSWNLHDATTERFKSRH; via the coding sequence ATGATATCCGATAAAAAAAATCGCACGGCCGTCAATCAGTTTAATCCCGCACACAAGTATGTGCGTATTCGCGAGCTGCGTAGTGACGGCTTCATTGAATTTGATTTTTCCGTCGGAGAGCCAGAGCTGTTCGTCGAGTTAATCCTTGCGGATGAAGCGTTCGACGCGTTCTGTTTAGCCAATAAGGTGACGATTCTCGTAGGCGAAAAAATGATTTCGCCGGGCGACGAGGAATGGTCATGGAATTTGCATGACGCCACCACGGAAAGATTCAAGTCCAGGCATTGA
- a CDS encoding 2-hydroxymuconic semialdehyde dehydrogenase: protein MHQIENFINGEFTSAIGGKRFEKRSPLDGKLIASVSEAGQLEVDAAVRAARAALQGEWSRITIDQRTELLYEVANEITRRFDDFVAAEMADTGQPHHVMTHAFIPRGAANFKVFADVVKNVAAESFQMATPDGRGALNYAIRSPKGVIGVVCPWNAPFLLMTWKVSPALACGNAVVVKPSEETPQTAALLGEVMNKVGIPKGVYNVVHGFGPGSAGEFLTQHQGINAITFTGETRTGTAIMKAAAEGMRDVSFELGGKNAGIVFADCDFDAAVEGIFRSSFLNSGQVCLGTERVYVERPIFEKFVQALKLKAEAVKFGRPEDHAVNFGPLISLEHQRKVLSYYKKALDDGASLVTGGGVPDMSAELKGGAWVQPTIWTGLADDAAVVKEEIFGPCCHIRPFDTEDEVVKLANDSQYGLSTTIWTQHLARAHRVAARVEVGITWINSWFLRDLRTPFGGSGQSGIGREGGIHSLEFYTETRNICVKL, encoded by the coding sequence ATGCATCAAATAGAGAATTTTATTAACGGCGAGTTCACCTCCGCAATTGGTGGAAAGCGCTTTGAAAAGCGATCGCCACTGGATGGCAAGCTGATTGCCAGCGTCTCCGAAGCGGGACAGCTCGAGGTGGATGCTGCGGTAAGGGCCGCTCGCGCCGCGCTTCAGGGAGAGTGGAGCCGGATCACGATCGATCAACGGACGGAACTTCTGTACGAAGTCGCCAATGAGATCACGCGTCGCTTCGATGATTTTGTTGCCGCAGAAATGGCCGATACGGGGCAGCCGCATCATGTCATGACGCATGCCTTCATTCCGCGCGGTGCAGCCAATTTCAAGGTCTTTGCCGATGTGGTGAAAAACGTCGCAGCCGAGTCCTTTCAGATGGCTACGCCAGACGGGCGTGGCGCGCTGAACTATGCGATCCGCTCACCCAAGGGTGTCATCGGCGTTGTTTGCCCCTGGAACGCGCCATTCCTGCTGATGACCTGGAAAGTCAGTCCGGCGCTCGCATGTGGCAATGCCGTGGTCGTGAAACCTTCCGAGGAAACGCCGCAGACGGCAGCATTGCTTGGCGAAGTCATGAACAAGGTCGGCATACCGAAAGGCGTTTATAACGTCGTGCATGGCTTCGGGCCAGGATCGGCTGGAGAATTTCTGACCCAGCATCAAGGTATCAATGCCATCACCTTTACAGGCGAGACGCGCACCGGCACCGCCATCATGAAAGCGGCGGCCGAAGGAATGCGCGACGTATCGTTTGAACTGGGCGGAAAAAATGCCGGGATCGTGTTCGCCGATTGCGATTTTGACGCTGCAGTCGAGGGAATTTTCCGCTCATCCTTCCTCAATAGCGGGCAGGTCTGCCTGGGCACGGAGCGGGTCTATGTCGAACGTCCGATCTTTGAAAAATTTGTGCAGGCATTGAAGCTGAAGGCTGAGGCTGTGAAGTTCGGTCGGCCGGAGGATCACGCCGTGAATTTCGGCCCCCTCATCAGCCTGGAGCACCAGCGCAAAGTACTTTCCTATTACAAAAAAGCGCTGGACGACGGTGCCAGTCTGGTTACGGGCGGCGGCGTGCCCGACATGTCGGCTGAGCTCAAGGGCGGCGCATGGGTGCAGCCCACCATCTGGACCGGCCTTGCCGACGATGCCGCAGTCGTGAAGGAAGAAATTTTTGGCCCATGTTGCCACATACGTCCGTTCGACACCGAAGACGAAGTGGTCAAGCTTGCCAATGATTCCCAGTATGGGCTTTCCACGACGATCTGGACGCAACATCTTGCGCGTGCGCACCGCGTTGCTGCGCGCGTGGAAGTTGGCATTACCTGGATCAACAGCTGGTTCTTGCGAGATTTGCGCACGCCATTTGGTGGGTCCGGGCAATCCGGGATCGGTCGCGAGGGCGGCATCCATTCCCTGGAGTTCTATACCGAGACGCGCAATATCTGCGTCAAGCTTTGA
- a CDS encoding LysR substrate-binding domain-containing protein, giving the protein MEFRHLKYFIAVAEELHFGRAAVALHISQPPLTRQIQQLEEAIGVQLFIRTPKGVELTQAGELLLQEGKNLYSLIEQTVERTRRAGQGNLGRIDIAIFGSGTLDVIPKLLLRFRTIYPDVNVVLHTMVKSEQINALRQRRITVGFNRLLEPYPDIRSEPVTTEPIVVAVSTQHPLAEEEEIELQALKNEPMVLFPTGARPNFIDKVMDLCRGEGFLPIASQSVGDAVTGIALVASGFGISLVPKSATTLQLPGVVYRPLKNAPNAVVDLSCIYRHDDESPILKAFLEVVRSFHNESMF; this is encoded by the coding sequence ATGGAATTCCGCCACTTGAAATATTTCATTGCAGTCGCAGAAGAACTCCATTTTGGACGTGCGGCAGTTGCTCTGCACATTTCGCAGCCTCCGTTGACACGACAGATTCAACAACTGGAAGAGGCAATTGGCGTCCAGCTGTTCATACGCACGCCCAAGGGTGTCGAACTGACTCAGGCAGGCGAGCTGCTGCTGCAGGAAGGCAAGAATCTATACTCGCTGATAGAACAAACAGTAGAACGGACCCGGCGTGCTGGCCAGGGAAATCTTGGCCGCATCGACATCGCCATTTTCGGCTCAGGCACGCTGGATGTCATTCCCAAACTGTTACTACGCTTCCGTACCATCTATCCAGATGTGAATGTTGTGCTGCACACCATGGTAAAGAGCGAGCAGATCAATGCATTGCGGCAACGAAGAATCACTGTGGGCTTCAACCGTCTGCTGGAGCCTTATCCGGATATTCGCAGCGAGCCGGTAACAACCGAGCCAATCGTGGTTGCTGTGAGCACGCAGCATCCGTTGGCGGAAGAAGAAGAAATTGAGTTACAGGCGCTAAAGAACGAACCAATGGTTTTGTTTCCGACTGGCGCGCGACCAAATTTCATCGACAAGGTCATGGATCTCTGCCGAGGAGAAGGCTTCCTTCCGATCGCATCACAATCGGTTGGAGATGCTGTCACCGGCATTGCGCTTGTCGCCAGTGGCTTTGGAATTTCATTGGTGCCAAAGTCTGCTACCACTTTACAGCTGCCCGGTGTTGTCTATCGCCCGTTGAAAAATGCCCCTAATGCAGTAGTCGACTTGAGCTGCATCTATCGGCATGACGACGAGTCGCCGATTCTGAAGGCATTCCTCGAAGTCGTCAGATCGTTTCACAATGAAAGCATGTTTTAA
- a CDS encoding sigma-54-dependent Fis family transcriptional regulator: MKLTGLIERLNLRSRLRFDPENGEIWLHENRMFLLHAQAFGALRKELFDSLGVERARGLLVRMGFESGKKDAELAKRIVGDNALEDVFLLGAEMHMLEGMVKVRAVDSKINLEQGAYHGEFIWEYSSEAEAHIQQFGIGNEHACWTQIGYASGYATAFTNKLVIFREMECKACGAANCRIVGKLAEDWDDPDYLCYFRPDNIQGELTELREEVAQLRETLSSEKMPGSLIGVSDGFRKAFNLVSKAAPSAISVLLLGETGVGKERFARWLHDNGPRADKPFVAINCAAIPHDLIESELFGVTKGAYTGADQSRPGRFERANGGTLFLDEVGEMSLAAQVKLLRVLQTGEVERLGDNRVFQVDVRLVAATNVNLQDAIAAGRFRADLYYRLATYPITIPPLRERRADLPLLINSLIEKHSTRYHKKVRGITDRALLMLSQYSWPGNIRELENVIERGVLLVSAGGYIEVDDLFAQIEQLQREGQEIASDGHLHGKSDVRTPDDYEQLLSDGFDLNAHEDSLLKFAVDKANGNLTHAARLLGITRRQLSYRLSKRPESAGE, from the coding sequence ATGAAATTGACAGGCCTAATTGAGCGTTTGAATTTGCGCTCGCGGCTTCGCTTCGATCCGGAAAATGGCGAAATATGGCTTCATGAAAACCGGATGTTTTTACTTCATGCGCAAGCGTTCGGTGCCTTGCGCAAGGAATTGTTCGATTCCCTCGGCGTCGAGCGGGCACGTGGGCTTCTGGTGCGGATGGGCTTTGAGTCAGGCAAAAAAGATGCCGAACTAGCAAAGAGAATCGTCGGAGACAATGCTCTGGAAGACGTTTTTCTACTGGGTGCGGAAATGCACATGCTTGAAGGCATGGTGAAAGTGCGTGCTGTGGACTCGAAAATCAATCTTGAGCAAGGCGCTTATCACGGTGAGTTCATTTGGGAATATTCCAGCGAAGCCGAAGCGCATATTCAGCAATTCGGCATCGGCAATGAGCATGCTTGTTGGACCCAGATTGGCTATGCGTCTGGTTATGCAACAGCCTTCACCAATAAACTCGTCATTTTTCGCGAAATGGAATGCAAAGCTTGCGGGGCGGCGAATTGTCGCATCGTCGGCAAGCTGGCAGAAGATTGGGATGACCCCGACTATCTGTGCTATTTCCGTCCCGACAACATCCAGGGAGAGTTAACGGAGTTGCGGGAAGAAGTCGCGCAATTACGCGAAACCTTATCGAGTGAGAAGATGCCGGGCAGCCTTATCGGCGTATCGGACGGCTTTCGCAAGGCATTTAACCTTGTCAGCAAGGCTGCGCCAAGTGCTATCAGCGTACTTCTGCTGGGCGAAACCGGGGTGGGCAAGGAGCGTTTCGCGCGATGGCTGCATGATAACGGACCACGCGCAGACAAGCCGTTTGTGGCGATTAACTGCGCTGCGATTCCGCATGATCTGATCGAATCAGAATTGTTCGGCGTAACCAAGGGAGCCTATACAGGGGCAGACCAATCGAGGCCCGGCCGCTTCGAACGTGCCAACGGCGGCACGCTGTTTCTGGACGAAGTAGGCGAAATGAGCCTGGCAGCACAAGTCAAGCTCTTGCGGGTATTGCAAACCGGCGAAGTGGAGCGGCTCGGTGACAATCGGGTTTTCCAGGTGGATGTGCGTCTTGTCGCGGCGACCAATGTGAACTTGCAGGATGCTATTGCTGCCGGACGTTTCCGGGCAGATTTATATTATCGGCTTGCCACATATCCGATCACCATACCTCCGCTGCGCGAGCGGCGTGCGGACTTGCCTTTGCTGATTAATTCGCTAATTGAAAAACATAGCACGCGGTATCACAAGAAGGTCAGAGGTATAACTGACCGTGCGCTTCTCATGCTGTCTCAATATTCGTGGCCCGGAAACATCCGCGAACTCGAAAATGTCATTGAGCGGGGCGTATTGCTTGTGTCGGCGGGCGGCTATATTGAAGTGGACGATTTATTTGCCCAGATCGAGCAACTGCAGAGAGAAGGCCAAGAGATCGCCAGTGACGGCCACTTGCACGGCAAATCGGATGTCAGGACACCAGACGATTACGAGCAGCTGTTGAGTGATGGTTTTGATCTCAATGCCCACGAGGATAGCCTATTGAAATTTGCTGTGGACAAGGCAAACGGCAACCTCACCCATGCCGCACGCCTTCTCGGCATCACGCGCCGCCAACTGTCATACAGGCTTTCCAAGCGGCCGGAGAGCGCCGGCGAATAG